Proteins encoded by one window of Rattus rattus isolate New Zealand chromosome 10, Rrattus_CSIRO_v1, whole genome shotgun sequence:
- the LOC116911508 gene encoding olfactory receptor 6K3-like, with protein sequence MDKKNQTKVTEFYFSDFPQFDNGGLLLFILLLCVYLFIVIGNSMIFLAVQLDVSLHNPMYSFISIFSFLEICYTTVTIPKMLYNLVSREKTISFIGCLLQMYFFHSFGVTEGLVLTMMAVDRYVAICNPLRYAIIITPKLCTQLSTGSFTLGFLMLLPEIVWMSTLPFCGPNQIHQLFCDLEPVLLLACTDTSMILVEDVIHAISILSCVSIITLSYLRIITVVLKIPSGESRQKAFSTCTAHITIFVLFSGSVSLMYLRFSVTFQPLLEKIIALMFAVLAPFFNPIIYSLRNKDMKDAIKKMLCSQKVHHLWSLM encoded by the coding sequence ATGGATAAGAAGAATCAGACAAAGgtgacagaattttatttttctgatttcccTCAATTTGACAATGGTGGCCTCTTGCTCTTCATCCTTCTGCTCTGTGTCTACCTGTTCATTGTTATTGGGAACTCTATGATCTTCTTGGCTGTGCAGCTGGATGTCAGTCTTCACAATCCCATGTATAGTTTCATCAGCATCTTTTCCTTCCTGGAGATTTGCTACACCACAGTGACCATTCCCAAAATGCTCTACAACCTGGTCAGCAGAGAGAAAACCATCTCCTTCATTGGCTGCCTACTGCAGATGTATTTTTTCCATTCCTTTGGGGTCACAGAAGGCTTAGTCCTCACAATGATGGCCGTTGACAGATACGTTGCCATCTGTAACCCTCTCCGCTACGCAATCATTATAACTCCAAAACTATGCACACAGCTTTCCACAGGCTCTTTCACCCTTGGCTTCCTCATGCTCCTCCCAGAGATTGTGTGGATGTCTACTCTACCCTTCTGTGGCCCCAATCAGATTCACCAACTCTTCTGTGACTTGGAACCTGTGCTCCTCTTGGCATGTACAGACACATCTATGATTTTGGTTGAAGATGTCATCCATGCTATCTCCATCCTGAGTTGTGTCTCTATCATCACCCTTTCCTATTTAAGAATCATCACCGTGGTCCTGAAAATTCCATCTGGTGAGAGTCGTCAGAAGGCATTCTCCACATGCACAGCCCACATCACCATTTTTGTGCTATTTTCTGGCAGTGTGTCTCTCATGTACCTGCGCTTCTCTGTGACCTTCCAGCCATTACTGGAGAAGATCATTGCACTAATGTTTGCTGTCCTTGCCCCATTTTTCAATCCTATAATCTACAGCCTGAGAAACAAAGATATGAAAGAcgccatcaagaaaatgctctgttCTCAAAAAGTTCACCATCTCTGGTCACTGATGTGA